The genomic segment ATATCTGCTCATCAGCTGCAGCTTTtccagtttgttttttcagtgccATCTTTCATTTTgcgatgtgtgatgtgtggaaaTATTGTTACTGTTTGTAAACTCAACCTTCATTCATTTCTGTAGGGCAAATGGGAAGTGCCTCTGCCCAAGGTGCGCGCACAAGGAGAGACAGAGGTGCTTAAAGTTATCAGAACCGGAAAGAGACAAAAGAAAGCCTGGAAGAGAATGGTCACAAAAGTTTGCTTTGTGGGCGACGGCTTTACCCGTAAACCTCCAAAGTATGAACGTTTCATCAGACCGACGGTAAGATCGAAGCAGACGACAGACTGAAATGTTTCCACGTGTTACACGTTATATTCTGCACTTGAAATGATCGGAAACACCTTTCCTTCACATGCTCATTGTTTAgtgtcatttttctgttctttttttcagggTTTGCGGTTTAAGAAGGCTCACGTCACACACCCGGAGCTGAAAGCCACATTCTGTCTTCCCATCCTGGGAGTAAAGAAGAACCCATCCTCACCCCTCTACACCTCTCTGGGAGTCATCACTAAAGGAACAGTTATAGAAGTCAATGTCAGTGAGCTGGGCCTGGTAACACAAGGAGGAAAAGTTATCTGGGGTGAGTCTTTAAACTAAGCTCATTTAAATGTGCTGCAACAGTCAGATCATTCACCAGTCTTGGTAAATGATGACAAAATATCAGTGTTAACTTTGTACTCTATGACTTTAAATTGTTAAATACCCTGATTAAAATGGTTACATATTCTTGGATGAGTGCAGCAGTGTgtatatttactgtatttcagGCTACAAATGGTAGAAAAGGGCTAAATATTTAACTGTCATTTCTTTCACTCCTTAGGCAAATATGCTCAGGTGACAAATAACCCAGAGAACGACGGCTGCATTAATGCAGTTCTGCTGGTATAAGACTTTGGACCTGCCTTCTGACCGTGCCTGGTAGCTGTTTTGTATCCACCTAAATATGCAACAAGGAATGAAATCTGCAGACTCAAGAAGATTGTTGGTGCTGAGCTTGGTAACATTGTTTGTAACAAAAAGGACACTCTGAGGGGAAAAAGTGTGGCAAttactgttaaatttaataaataaacttgaaaTGACACCAGATCCTTTTTGACTTTTGCATACTTGTGTGCACACATATGAAAAATAGTAAAGTAGTCATGATGTTTTCCACTGTGTAAACAGTAATACTGGTTGTTGCTAATAATATTGAGGGTTCGGATACTGTGTTTTACAAAGGAGGACTGTGTGGGATCCTGACAGGCTAAGCTGTTACATAAAGTTGGATCACAGCTATAATCAGACATGAGTGTCATGTGTTCATGACGCTTTAACGTCTTACAAACTGCTTAGTTTACAGCAGTGTATGGTAGATAATAATTAAGCACTAGCAACAGGATCCCTATGCTGTCAAAAAGCATCATAGAAACATGAGGACGTCCTTCTTTTGCATCAACATCTCTTTGGACCTCATATTGAGAGCTCCAGCTAGAAGATaccaaaagcaaattcagtgtATAGGATCAACTCCATAAATGTCATGGAAAAACAAAGTCACAGGCTTCACCGGAACATGAAACTGCCTGTCAGTCAGTTGTCCAGTTGCTTTTGAGGCTCTGGAAATGAGAGATCTTGTAGAAAAATGGCTGCAATTCTAAAACAGCAATACTTCTGCAAAATccctttaatttaagttaaagGTGAGCACTTCAGTTTTCACATTGATTGATTTAAAACCTGTTGTGGTGGCGTACAGAGACAAAGTCACAAAAATATCGACAGACTACagtaacaaaaacatatacaagTGTTCTCATTGAGATAAGAACCCGAAATAGTATTTTGAGAACAAAGTTGTTTGACTCGAAAAAACACTGTTAATCTCCACATTTCAACTTTATTCTCAAATAAATCaaaccatataaataaaataatgccCATAAATAAAGATCAATTTCAAAACTCACTATTAGTCTGTCTCAAGTACATGAAATGGGACGCATATACTTTGAACTCTGCAATTTTGTAAGTCTGTTGCAATATAAAGTTGCACATATGCAACATAAAGCTTAGGTAAATATTCCTCAAACTGTTTAAATCACACATTACTTTTGCAGTGCTTAATTCTTTCAATAAAACAATGATTTTTGCTCTGTAAAATGTTTTTAGCTTCACATTTTACTACAGACTTTATATTGGCACAAGAGCAAGGTCTTACTGCAATGTATATCACGTTGCgctctttatttcaggttcACTCATTTAGACTTTGCACGGTCGGGTTTTGCAAGTTGTTTGATTATTACGCAACTCATAGCTTATACCATCTGCTTTAAAAGGTCAAACCATGTTCATTAAGGAATGATGACTTCATAAAGACCTTGAAAGTAGACGGCTTAACCActagcgtttttcttttttaataacgAGTACTGTA from the Oreochromis niloticus isolate F11D_XX linkage group LG7, O_niloticus_UMD_NMBU, whole genome shotgun sequence genome contains:
- the nsa2 gene encoding ribosome biogenesis protein NSA2 homolog — its product is MPQNEHIELHRKRHGYRLDHHERKRKKESREAHERSHKAKKMIGLKAKLYHKQRHAEKIQMKKTIKMHEQRKTKQKNDDKTPEGAVPAYLLDREGQSRAKVLSNMIKQKRKEKAGKWEVPLPKVRAQGETEVLKVIRTGKRQKKAWKRMVTKVCFVGDGFTRKPPKYERFIRPTGLRFKKAHVTHPELKATFCLPILGVKKNPSSPLYTSLGVITKGTVIEVNVSELGLVTQGGKVIWGKYAQVTNNPENDGCINAVLLV